Within the Pirellulales bacterium genome, the region TCCTGCATCACCACCGTGTCCTGCTCCATGCCGACGATTTCGGTGATATGCGTAATTTTGCGCACGCCGCCTTGCAGTCGATTGGCCTGAATAATGAGATCGACCGAGCTGGCGATTTGCTGGCGCATCGCTTTCAAGGGCAGTTCGAAGCCGGCCATTGTAATCATGGTCTCGATGCGCGCGATGGCGTCGCGCGGCGCGTTGGCGTGCAGCGTGGTCATCGAGCCTTCGTGGCCCGTGTTCATGGCTTGCAGCATGTCGAGCGTTTCTGCGCCGCGGCACTCGCCGATAATGACTCGTTCGGGCCGCATGCGCAGGGCGTTTTTCACCAGGTCGGTGGCCGTGATCGCGCCTTTGCCTTCGATGTTCGGTGGCCGCGTTTCAAGCCGTACGACGTGCTCCTGTTGAAGCTGCAATTCCGCCGCGTCTTCGATGGTCACGATGCGCTCGTGATTGGGGATGAAGCTCGACAGCGTGTTGAGCAGCGTCGTTTTTCCAGAGCCGGTACCTCCGGAAATGATGATGTTCAAGCGGGCTTTAATTGAGCCTTCGAGCAGCATCACCATTTCCGGGGTGAACGCTTTGTAGTTGAGCAGGTCTTCCAGCTTCAGCGGGTTGGCGCCGAAGCGGCGAATGGAAACCGCCGGGCCGTCGAGCGCGAGCGGCGGGATGATGGCATTCACGCGGCTGCCATCCGGCAGGCGGGCGTCGACCATCGGGCAGACTTCGTCGACTCGGCGACCAACTTTCGAGACGATGCGATCGATGATTTGCAGTAGGTGCGAATTGTCGCGGAATTGCACCGTGGTTCGCTCAAGCTTGCCGCGGCGCTCGACGTAAATGCTTTTCGGGCCGTTGATCAAAATATCGCTGATCGTCGCATCTTTCAGCAGCAATTCCAGCGGGCCCAGGCCGAAGGTTTCGTCCAACACCTCCTCGACAAGCCGATCGCGCTCGGTGCGATTGAGCAAATGGTCTTCGGTGTCGCAGAGATGCTCTACGACGAGCCGGATTTCGCGGCGCAGCACATCTCCTTCTAATTCGCTGACTTTCGACAGATCGAGCTTGTCCACGAGCTTGGTGTGAATACGCCGTTTGAGCGATTCAAATTCGCCGGTGGAAGTTTTATCGCCGGAGCGAGCGGGCAGCGGAGGCGGCTTGAGCGTGGCCATGGGCAACGTGGCGGAGTGGCTAGTGAATTGGCGGCTAGTAACTAAATCGACTGGTCGCGTGCGACCAGTCTTATCCTAGGCAACCATAGCTTACCGTTGGCCACATGCATGTTGCGAAAAGGCAACGCGAGAGCCTTCCAGCGGGATTCCGGCGGAACGGAATTGGAATTGATAAATCAGATCAAGCCGCAGAGCGGTTGGAAATCCGTGAGCAGCAGTAAAGTTCGATCCAATCGGTTCACGATTGCGTGGCGTCCTGCTGCGTTACGCCTGAGGCGCAAGCCCCTCTACTCGGGCTCATTTCTTTCCGCTGAACATCGTCCGCCACCGCGACTTGGAGAGTCTTGCGCTCAGCGAGCTTTCGTCGGCCGATTTTTCCGCGCCGCCGACCGTAAAGAAGTCGGCCATTTCGACAATCGACTGCGTGATCGCCGCCTTGGGCGCTTGCTCGATCAGCGGCACGCCGTTGTTGCGGACTTCCGACATCGTGCGATAGTCGTTGGGCAACTGCCGAAAGATTTCGCAGCCGATCGTCTCTTGCGCCCGTTTGAGGCTGATTTGCGAGCCATCCAGTCCGACTCGATTGACGACGACTTTGACTTTGTCCTTCATGCCAGCGATTTCGCCGAACGACACCATCAACCGCACTACGTTGCGCAAACACGGCAGGTCGAGTTGCGTCACCATCAGCACATGCATCGCCAATTCGAGGGCGGCCATATCGATGGCGCTGTATGCCTTCGACAAGTCGAGAATCAAGTGCGTGAAGGTGGCCTTCAACAAACCGATCACCCGCTGCATATCGTCGGCGTTTACCAGCGCGGCGTCTTCGAGCTGCACGGGACGCGGTAGCAGAAACAAACCCGACGAGTGTTTGGTCAACGATCGTTTGAGCAACGTGAAATCGAGGCGCGTTACGTTTTGCGCGACATCGATCAAGGTGTAGTCGGGAATCGTGTCCAGAAACACGTCGGCGTCGCCGAGGCTCAGATCGAGATCGACCAGGCAGACCGAATTTTGTTCGTTGGACGCCAGCGCGCAACCCAGGTTTACCGCGAGGCTCGTTGCGCCAACGCCGCCGGTGGCGCCGCAAACCGCGATAACTTGGCAGCCGCGCGATTTTCCGTCTCCTTTGCCGAATTGCCGTTCGCTGAGACGTTCTAGTGCGCCGACGAGATCTTCGATGCGAACAGGCTTTGGCAGGAATTCCTTGGCGCCGGCACGCATCGCGCGCAGAATCAGAGTGCCATCGGTCGAACCACTAATCACCAAAATGCTGCACTGCGGTGCGGTGGCGGCAAGCTGTTCGACGAGTTGCAGGGCTTTGTCGGAGTCGGCGTCCAGCGCCACAATGCCAATATCGGGGTGGGTTTGAGCGACGACGTCCGAGAAGAATTCGTAGCGCGAACATTCCGCTTCGAGCCAGACCATGTCCAGGCCGAGCAGCATCGTTTTCAGCGATTCGCGAGCGCCATCGCTGGGATCAACAATGGCCAGTCGGAGCACGTTGGTCATGGGGGTGCAAAGTTCAGGGTGGTGGGATCAGGGTTCAGCGTGCAAGGCGGGCGCTGTGTCCAATTTCTGAACTCCAAACCCTGAACCCCAATGATGCCCCTCTAGTTCTTTACGTCATAACCCACCGGCCCGATGAAGCCAGGAGCCGCCGATACTGGTTTCATCTCCCCAGCGGCGGCCGGATTTTGTGGAAGAGTCGGATGGTAGCGATCATTCGCGTTGGTAGTCGTAGGTGAATTGTTGCCGGTCGTCGGACTGGGTCGCATCGATGTCGCTGGAGTCTTCTTGGGGGGGCGAATCGACATCGGCCCTCGGCTGGCGTTCGGCGCTGAGGGGCCTTGCGTGCCTGGCGGAATCACTTCGTAGCCCGGCGATGGAGGTGCCTGGACCGCCGGTGAACCGTCGGAGTAGCACGCGGCAGGATCCACGGCCGGAGTGGGGCAGCATCCCTTCGGGCCACACGGCCCTTTGGACGGCACTTCGATGTACCCCTTCCAGACCATTTCGCAATCGTTCGGCACGTCGGTGTGCATGCCTGGCAAGCACTTGGGCACTTCACAAGGATCAAGCCCCGCAGCAAGTTCGGGCGTGACGAGAATTACCAACTCGATCTCTTCTTCCCGCTGTCGAACGGTTCGGAACGGAGC harbors:
- a CDS encoding CpaF family protein — encoded protein: MATLKPPPLPARSGDKTSTGEFESLKRRIHTKLVDKLDLSKVSELEGDVLRREIRLVVEHLCDTEDHLLNRTERDRLVEEVLDETFGLGPLELLLKDATISDILINGPKSIYVERRGKLERTTVQFRDNSHLLQIIDRIVSKVGRRVDEVCPMVDARLPDGSRVNAIIPPLALDGPAVSIRRFGANPLKLEDLLNYKAFTPEMVMLLEGSIKARLNIIISGGTGSGKTTLLNTLSSFIPNHERIVTIEDAAELQLQQEHVVRLETRPPNIEGKGAITATDLVKNALRMRPERVIIGECRGAETLDMLQAMNTGHEGSMTTLHANAPRDAIARIETMITMAGFELPLKAMRQQIASSVDLIIQANRLQGGVRKITHITEIVGMEQDTVVMQDIYHYCQDGIDETGRAVGRFEATGIRPTFMDHLEQAGVRLPASAFRQRTMLQD
- a CDS encoding MinD/ParA family protein; translation: MTNVLRLAIVDPSDGARESLKTMLLGLDMVWLEAECSRYEFFSDVVAQTHPDIGIVALDADSDKALQLVEQLAATAPQCSILVISGSTDGTLILRAMRAGAKEFLPKPVRIEDLVGALERLSERQFGKGDGKSRGCQVIAVCGATGGVGATSLAVNLGCALASNEQNSVCLVDLDLSLGDADVFLDTIPDYTLIDVAQNVTRLDFTLLKRSLTKHSSGLFLLPRPVQLEDAALVNADDMQRVIGLLKATFTHLILDLSKAYSAIDMAALELAMHVLMVTQLDLPCLRNVVRLMVSFGEIAGMKDKVKVVVNRVGLDGSQISLKRAQETIGCEIFRQLPNDYRTMSEVRNNGVPLIEQAPKAAITQSIVEMADFFTVGGAEKSADESSLSARLSKSRWRTMFSGKK